From Pseudoxanthomonas sp. YR558, the proteins below share one genomic window:
- a CDS encoding metal/formaldehyde-sensitive transcriptional repressor has translation MPHSAHEKKRVLARVRRIRGQTEALERALEAGADCGPVLQQIAAIRGAVNGLMSEVMEAHIREEFGQPAQSDAQRQARVTEMAGLVRSYLK, from the coding sequence ATGCCGCACTCCGCCCATGAGAAGAAGCGCGTCCTCGCTCGCGTACGCCGTATCCGCGGCCAGACCGAAGCGCTGGAACGCGCGCTGGAAGCCGGCGCCGATTGCGGCCCGGTGCTGCAGCAGATCGCGGCGATCCGCGGTGCGGTCAACGGCCTGATGTCTGAGGTCATGGAGGCGCACATCCGCGAGGAGTTCGGCCAACCCGCGCAGTCCGATGCGCAGCGGCAGGCACGGGTCACCGAGATGGCGGGCTTGGTGCGCTCTTATCTGAAATAA
- a CDS encoding ArsI/CadI family heavy metal resistance metalloenzyme, with protein MNRFHVHLNVHDLPASIRFYRALFAAEPTVVKPDYAKWMLEDPRINFAISNTGRAPGIDHLGLQAEDAEGLRALGHRLDAAGGSVVPEEATVCCYAKSDKAWTEDPQGTRWETFHTFGDATTYHAGDAACATDGVSCTPDPHAMPTTPAQGTTCCAPRSGCC; from the coding sequence ATGAACCGATTCCATGTCCATTTGAACGTCCACGACCTACCCGCCAGCATCCGCTTCTACCGCGCGCTGTTCGCCGCCGAACCCACGGTCGTCAAACCCGACTACGCGAAGTGGATGCTGGAAGACCCCCGGATCAACTTCGCCATCTCGAACACCGGACGTGCGCCAGGCATCGACCATCTCGGCCTGCAGGCCGAGGACGCCGAGGGCCTACGCGCCCTGGGCCACCGCCTCGATGCCGCGGGCGGCAGCGTGGTGCCGGAAGAAGCCACGGTCTGCTGCTACGCCAAGTCGGACAAAGCCTGGACGGAAGATCCGCAGGGAACGCGCTGGGAGACCTTCCATACCTTCGGCGATGCCACCACCTACCACGCGGGCGACGCGGCCTGCGCCACGGATGGTGTCAGTTGCACGCCGGACCCGCATGCGATGCCGACGACGCCCGCACAGGGCACCACGTGCTGCGCACCCCGGTCGGGTTGTTGCTGA
- a CDS encoding metalloregulator ArsR/SmtB family transcription factor, whose product METKTALKALAALGHESRLAAFRALVQAGPDGLAVGELRERLDLPPATLTAHLNVLRASALVSDQREGRVIRVRANYLQMNGLIGYLTENCCGGVASCAPASSCIPTKKAAP is encoded by the coding sequence ATGGAAACAAAGACCGCACTGAAGGCCCTGGCTGCACTGGGCCACGAATCCCGCCTCGCCGCGTTCCGCGCCCTCGTCCAAGCCGGACCCGATGGGTTGGCCGTCGGCGAGTTGCGCGAACGCCTGGACTTGCCACCGGCCACGCTGACCGCGCACCTCAACGTGCTGCGCGCCTCCGCGTTGGTCAGCGACCAGCGCGAGGGTCGGGTGATTCGGGTACGGGCCAACTATCTTCAGATGAACGGCCTGATCGGCTATCTGACCGAGAACTGCTGCGGCGGTGTCGCCTCTTGCGCACCCGCATCCTCCTGCATACCCACGAAGAAGGCCGCACCATGA
- a CDS encoding S-(hydroxymethyl)glutathione dehydrogenase/class III alcohol dehydrogenase: MKSRAAVAFAAGEPLKIVEIDVAPPRKGEVLVKITHTGVCHTDAFTLSGDDPEGLFPVVLGHEGAGIVVEVGEGVTSVKPGDHVIPLYTAECGECLFCKSGKTNLCTSVRATQGKGVMPDGTSRFSYEGQPIYHYMGCSTFSEYTVVAEVSLAKVNPEANPEHVCLLGCGVTTGIGAVHNTAKVQAGDSVAVFGLGGIGLAVIQGARQAKAGRIIAIDTNPSKFEMAMQFGATDCLNPKDFDKPIQQVVVEMTGWGVDHSFECIGNVNVMRAALECAHRGWGQSVIIGVAGAGQEISTRPFQLVTGRKWMGTAFGGVKGRSQLPGMVEDAMKGDIELAPFVTHTMPLDGINEAFDLMHEGKSIRSVVHY; this comes from the coding sequence ATGAAATCCCGTGCCGCCGTCGCCTTCGCCGCAGGCGAACCGCTGAAGATCGTCGAGATCGACGTCGCCCCGCCCCGGAAAGGCGAAGTGCTGGTGAAGATCACCCACACGGGTGTCTGCCACACCGATGCGTTCACGCTGTCGGGCGACGATCCGGAGGGCCTGTTCCCCGTCGTGCTGGGCCATGAAGGCGCGGGCATCGTGGTCGAGGTGGGCGAAGGCGTCACCAGCGTGAAGCCGGGCGACCATGTCATCCCGCTCTACACCGCCGAATGCGGCGAGTGCCTGTTCTGCAAGAGCGGCAAGACCAACCTGTGCACGTCGGTGCGTGCCACCCAGGGCAAGGGCGTGATGCCGGACGGTACCTCGCGCTTCTCCTACGAAGGCCAGCCGATCTACCACTACATGGGTTGCTCGACCTTCAGCGAATACACCGTCGTGGCGGAAGTGTCGCTGGCCAAGGTCAATCCCGAGGCGAACCCGGAGCACGTGTGCCTGCTCGGCTGCGGCGTCACCACGGGCATCGGCGCGGTGCACAACACCGCCAAGGTGCAGGCGGGCGACTCGGTCGCGGTGTTCGGCCTGGGCGGCATCGGCCTGGCGGTGATCCAGGGCGCGCGTCAGGCCAAGGCCGGCCGCATCATCGCCATCGACACCAATCCTTCCAAGTTCGAGATGGCGATGCAGTTCGGCGCCACCGATTGCCTCAACCCAAAGGACTTCGACAAGCCGATCCAACAGGTCGTCGTCGAGATGACGGGCTGGGGCGTGGACCATTCGTTCGAATGCATCGGCAACGTCAACGTCATGCGCGCCGCGCTGGAGTGCGCGCACCGCGGCTGGGGCCAGAGCGTGATCATCGGCGTGGCCGGTGCAGGCCAGGAGATCAGCACGCGTCCGTTCCAGCTGGTGACCGGACGCAAGTGGATGGGCACCGCGTTCGGCGGCGTGAAGGGTCGCTCGCAGCTGCCGGGCATGGTCGAGGACGCGATGAAGGGCGACATCGAACTCGCGCCGTTCGTGACCCATACCATGCCGCTGGACGGCATCAACGAGGCCTTCGACCTGATGCATGAAGGCAAGTCGATCCGCAGCGTCGTCCACTACTGA